A window from Chitinophaga filiformis encodes these proteins:
- the mnmD gene encoding tRNA (5-methylaminomethyl-2-thiouridine)(34)-methyltransferase MnmD yields MERRIQITADGSHTISIPEWNVTYHSIHGAVQESLHVYIREGLKYQLSKKADGILSVLEMGFGTGLNALLTLRESARKGRHIYYQTIEQHPLTQAETDPLNYDEVLDEPILHSCLMTIHSASWDEDVRINPYFCLHKTHAALQDLAFNGSFDLIYYDAFDPLVQPELWTEEIFEKLYNCLVPGGILVTYSCKGSVRRAMKSVGFIVEKLPGPSHKREIVRAIR; encoded by the coding sequence ATGGAACGAAGGATACAGATAACTGCAGATGGATCCCATACGATATCCATTCCTGAATGGAACGTCACCTATCATAGTATTCATGGCGCTGTCCAGGAAAGTCTTCATGTGTATATCCGGGAGGGGTTAAAGTATCAGCTGTCAAAAAAGGCCGATGGTATTCTGTCGGTACTTGAGATGGGATTCGGAACCGGGTTGAATGCTTTGCTGACCCTCCGGGAGAGTGCCAGGAAAGGGAGGCATATCTATTATCAAACCATCGAACAACATCCCCTAACCCAAGCAGAGACAGACCCACTGAACTATGATGAAGTGCTTGATGAACCCATCTTACATTCCTGTCTGATGACCATACACAGTGCTTCCTGGGATGAAGATGTAAGGATAAACCCATATTTCTGCCTGCATAAAACGCATGCGGCACTGCAGGACCTTGCTTTTAACGGGTCTTTTGATCTCATCTATTATGATGCCTTTGATCCGCTTGTACAGCCTGAGCTCTGGACAGAAGAAATTTTTGAAAAGCTGTATAACTGTCTCGTTCCGGGAGGAATATTGGTGACCTATTCCTGCAAAGGAAGTGTAAGACGTGCGATGAAATCCGTGGGTTTTATTGTTGAGAAACTGCCGGGTCCTTCCCATAAACGGGAGATCGTGCGGGCTATACGCTGA
- a CDS encoding LacI family DNA-binding transcriptional regulator, producing MANEREVTIYDIARELNISATTVSRGLQDHPTISKKTKKKIFDLAERLGYRSNHFARSLRNQKTNTFGIIVPRLNSHFMSSVIAGIENAANEHGYSLLIAQSSESSVKEASSVRTMFDSRVDGLLVSLAVDTADLSHFEHFFKKNIPVIFFDRVMPHENSVNILIDNRQAAYNATRHLIEQGCRRIMHITAPTLQNVYRDRLKGYKEALGEHKIRFREDYIAITNLSQEAGAEMAKSILKMKPLPDGVFAANDTCAVGCMLALKKAGIRIPQDIAFAGFNNEPVTEVIEPHLTTINYSGYEMGQVAARHLISHVRDVSFVSSTNTIILRSELIVRASSLKKGSK from the coding sequence ATGGCAAACGAACGAGAGGTCACCATATATGATATTGCCAGGGAGTTGAATATATCCGCAACTACGGTCAGCCGTGGCCTGCAGGATCATCCTACCATCAGCAAAAAGACAAAGAAAAAGATATTTGATCTTGCTGAAAGACTGGGCTACCGCAGCAATCACTTTGCCCGCAGCCTGCGCAACCAGAAGACAAATACCTTCGGCATCATTGTGCCCCGGCTGAACAGCCATTTTATGTCCTCAGTGATTGCCGGCATTGAAAACGCTGCCAACGAACATGGATACTCACTTCTCATTGCGCAGTCGTCGGAATCTTCCGTGAAAGAAGCGTCCAGCGTCCGAACGATGTTCGACAGCCGGGTGGACGGACTGCTTGTTTCACTGGCCGTCGATACCGCCGACCTCAGTCACTTTGAGCATTTCTTCAAAAAGAACATCCCGGTCATCTTTTTCGACCGTGTAATGCCGCATGAAAACTCCGTCAATATCCTGATAGACAACCGCCAGGCGGCCTATAACGCCACCCGGCACCTCATAGAGCAGGGTTGCCGCCGGATCATGCACATCACAGCCCCTACCCTGCAGAATGTATACAGGGACAGGCTTAAAGGCTATAAAGAAGCCCTTGGAGAGCATAAGATCAGGTTCCGGGAGGATTATATCGCCATTACCAATTTAAGCCAGGAAGCGGGCGCAGAAATGGCAAAATCGATATTGAAGATGAAACCACTTCCCGATGGTGTCTTTGCCGCCAACGATACCTGCGCCGTAGGCTGCATGCTGGCACTGAAGAAAGCGGGCATCCGCATCCCGCAGGATATTGCCTTTGCGGGGTTTAACAATGAGCCTGTGACGGAGGTTATAGAGCCGCACCTCACCACCATCAACTATTCAGGTTATGAAATGGGACAGGTGGCAGCCAGGCACCTGATCAGCCATGTCAGGGATGTCTCTTTCGTAAGCAGTACCAATACCATCATTCTGCGTTCAGAACTGATCGTCAGGGCTTCCTCCCTGAAAAAAGGTTCCAAGTAG
- a CDS encoding glycoside hydrolase family 43 protein → MRLLQLPVLTIPAALACMICSCGQSGSTKTTDSTQVTATADSSAKKYLSQPLVNHIYTADPSAHVFNGRFYIYPSHDTATGIPEDDLGSHFDMKDYHILSMDSIGGKVTDHGVALDIKDIPWAHRQLWAPDAAFANGTYYLYFPVKDSQDIFHIGVATSTKPEGPFKAEKAPIPGSYSIDPCVFTDDDGKSYMYFGGIWGGQLQRWNNNRYDSTKGNRKPEELAIQPRMAKLETNMKYFDGPVKEIQLLDEKGQPFHEKDNEKRFFEASWVHKYKGKYYFSYSTGDTHNLCYATGDSPYGPFTYKGVILTPVEGWTSHHSIVEKDGKWYLFYHDVQLSGKTYLRNVKVTELHYNEDGSIQTIHPSM, encoded by the coding sequence ATGCGCCTTTTACAATTACCCGTTCTAACTATCCCCGCTGCCCTCGCATGCATGATCTGCAGCTGCGGACAGTCCGGTTCAACGAAAACGACAGACAGCACACAGGTAACCGCTACGGCCGACAGCAGTGCGAAGAAGTACCTTTCACAGCCGCTGGTCAACCACATCTACACCGCCGACCCTTCCGCACATGTGTTCAACGGCAGGTTCTATATCTACCCTTCACACGATACGGCAACCGGTATTCCGGAAGATGACCTGGGAAGTCATTTCGATATGAAAGATTATCACATCCTTTCCATGGATTCCATCGGCGGCAAGGTAACCGACCATGGCGTTGCTCTCGATATCAAAGACATTCCCTGGGCCCACCGCCAGCTCTGGGCGCCGGATGCGGCATTTGCCAACGGTACCTACTACCTGTATTTTCCTGTGAAAGACAGCCAGGATATATTCCACATCGGTGTGGCTACCAGCACTAAACCGGAAGGCCCTTTCAAAGCAGAGAAAGCGCCTATCCCCGGCAGTTACAGCATTGACCCATGCGTCTTTACAGATGATGATGGTAAATCGTACATGTATTTCGGAGGCATCTGGGGCGGTCAGTTACAGCGGTGGAACAACAATCGCTATGACTCCACCAAAGGCAACAGGAAGCCGGAGGAACTGGCTATTCAGCCCAGGATGGCGAAGCTGGAAACGAACATGAAATATTTCGACGGACCAGTAAAAGAAATACAATTGCTCGACGAAAAAGGCCAGCCCTTTCATGAAAAGGATAATGAGAAACGCTTCTTCGAAGCATCGTGGGTGCATAAGTATAAAGGAAAATATTACTTCTCCTACTCTACCGGCGACACTCATAACCTATGCTATGCCACGGGCGACAGCCCATATGGTCCATTCACCTACAAAGGCGTCATTCTGACGCCCGTTGAAGGATGGACCAGCCACCATTCTATCGTTGAAAAAGATGGAAAATGGTACCTGTTCTACCATGATGTACAATTATCAGGTAAAACCTACCTGCGCAACGTCAAGGTAACGGAGCTGCACTACAATGAAGATGGCAGCATTCAGACGATCCATCCTTCCATGTAA
- a CDS encoding RagB/SusD family nutrient uptake outer membrane protein: MKKHFSNRITIAVAMAAVFSIACNKDLDKTNPSYATLDKYFKNSEELQKGTNAIYSSFHAGNLVAREWFFVEDLRSDDVASGGGQLELPRAQMLNGATTSDNSVMNSVWRGLYTVIHRANTVIGSAPNVTDNDAVRDQCIAEAKYFRAWAYFELVSLWGPVPLYTTVVSGPDQFQARATEEVVYTQIIKDLTEAAAVLKATYGSSDLGRATSGAANAMLGRVNMQKGDYAAAKAALLKVTGSGLYRLVDNYSDNFLEETEFNAESIWEAVYYDRGDNSFDWNNTGDGSGTAQSTIRNQEYCPLAWRNLIPSDKYLNEFENTASGAAKTDPRYKASVYETGDKFNNDADVLTDAMQNGNASTVRGVTKKVSWRKFMLIYKQSVSTASYHPGGNNQRIIRYAEVLLMLAECENELGNTSAAVDYLNQVRDRPSVAMPHYPTAQFPVSNKDQVTKALMHEKMVELGGEEIRNRDILRWRKKGYFTTDPLSYFRVNRDELLPIPQQEIDNNPKLGTGGVDAQNPGY; encoded by the coding sequence GGATAAATATTTTAAGAACAGCGAAGAGTTGCAGAAAGGCACCAATGCCATTTATTCTTCTTTTCACGCAGGCAACCTTGTTGCCCGTGAATGGTTCTTCGTGGAAGATCTCAGAAGCGACGATGTAGCTTCCGGTGGCGGACAGCTGGAATTGCCAAGGGCGCAGATGCTGAACGGCGCCACCACTTCCGACAACTCTGTGATGAACAGTGTATGGAGGGGGCTTTATACGGTTATCCATCGCGCCAATACCGTAATCGGTAGTGCTCCTAATGTAACTGACAATGATGCGGTAAGGGACCAATGCATTGCTGAGGCAAAGTATTTCAGGGCATGGGCTTATTTTGAGCTCGTCAGCCTCTGGGGGCCGGTTCCCTTATACACTACTGTGGTGAGCGGTCCTGATCAGTTTCAGGCCAGGGCTACAGAAGAAGTGGTATATACGCAGATCATCAAAGACCTTACAGAAGCAGCCGCTGTGTTAAAAGCCACCTATGGTTCATCAGACCTTGGCCGGGCAACATCGGGTGCAGCAAACGCTATGCTGGGCAGGGTAAACATGCAGAAGGGCGATTATGCGGCTGCAAAGGCAGCCCTGCTGAAAGTGACCGGTTCAGGACTTTACAGACTGGTTGATAATTACAGTGATAACTTCCTCGAAGAAACAGAATTCAATGCCGAGTCAATATGGGAAGCAGTGTATTACGACAGGGGAGATAACAGCTTTGACTGGAATAATACCGGCGACGGTTCAGGAACAGCGCAATCTACCATCCGTAACCAGGAGTATTGTCCGCTGGCATGGAGAAACCTCATTCCTTCCGATAAATACCTCAACGAATTTGAGAATACTGCCAGCGGTGCAGCTAAAACTGATCCGCGGTATAAAGCGTCTGTTTATGAAACGGGCGACAAATTCAACAACGATGCAGATGTGCTGACAGATGCCATGCAGAATGGTAACGCTTCTACTGTACGTGGTGTAACAAAAAAGGTGAGCTGGCGTAAGTTTATGCTGATCTATAAACAAAGCGTTTCTACTGCATCCTATCATCCCGGTGGTAACAACCAGCGCATCATCCGCTATGCGGAAGTGTTGCTGATGCTTGCCGAATGTGAGAATGAACTGGGCAATACATCAGCTGCGGTGGATTATCTCAACCAGGTAAGGGACAGGCCTTCTGTAGCGATGCCCCATTATCCCACTGCCCAGTTCCCGGTATCCAATAAAGACCAGGTAACGAAGGCCCTCATGCATGAGAAGATGGTGGAACTGGGAGGAGAGGAGATCAGGAACCGTGACATCCTCAGGTGGAGGAAAAAAGGATATTTCACGACAGACCCGCTTTCTTATTTCAGGGTGAACAGGGATGAGCTGTTACCTATCCCACAGCAGGAAATTGACAATAATCCGAAGCTGGGAACAGGTGGGGTGGATGCACAGAACCCCGGGTATTAA